The genomic window AACGGCGCCAAAGACGCGCTCGCACAGCAGCCGCGCGCCCAGGACGACACCGAGGTGCTACGGGTGACCGGACTCGGCCTGTCCGGGCGGTTCCGGGACATCTCGTTCGCCGTGCACGCCGGAGAAATCGTCGGCCTAGCCGGGCTGGTCGGCGCGGGCCGCTCTGAGGTCTTGGAAACCATCTACGGGGCGCGCCGTCCGTCAGCTGGCCAGATCCTGGTCGACGGTCGCCGTGTCCGACCCGGCAACACCACCGCGGCCGTGGCCGCAGGATTGGGCTTGGCGCCCGAGGAGCGCAAATCGCAGGGGCTGTTCCTGTTGGAATCGGTGGGGCGCAACATCTCTGCCGCCTCCCTGCCGCGCTACTCCCGGTTCGGCTGGTTCGACCGCGGCAGGCAACGCGCCGACACCGGCAACCTGCTCACCCGCGTCGGCATCCGCCCGGCCGATCCCGACTACCCGGTGCGCGGACTGTCCGGCGGCAATCAGCAGAAGACCGTCCTGGCCCGCTGGCTGCTGGACGACTGCCGGGTGTTGTTGCTCGACGAACCGACCCGCGGGGTCGACGTCGGCGCGCGCGCCGACGTGTACGCCCAGGTTCGCGGGCTCGCCGAGCGGGGTGTCGCGGTGCTGATGGTCTCCAGCGATCTGCCGGAATTGCTCGGCCTTGCCGACCGGGTGCTCGTCCTGCGCGACGGCGAGATCATCCACGCGGCTGCCGCGGCCGAGCTCACCGAACAGGACATCATCGCCATGATCATGGAAGGGAGTGCGCTGTGAGCGAGCGAACCGACACCACAACGCCCGCAGTCGGCACTGAGGCGAAAACACCCGTAGCGGACGGTGATCCGCCACCGATGGTGCGCCGTAAGGCGGGCGGACGCGGCGAATTACGCAAACACGTCACGCTGATCCTCGCGCTCCTCGCGTTGCTACTCGTCGGCGCCTTGACCAAGGGTGAAGACTTCCTCAGCACCAGCAACATGATCACCATCCTGACCCTGGCGTCGGTGATCGGCGTGGTGACCGTCGGGATGACGTTCGTGATCATCGGTGGCGGCATCGACCTCTCCGTCGGCGCGATCATCGCCTTGGCTTCGGTCTGGTGCACCACGACCGCCACCCAGTCCTACGGCGTGGCCGGGATGGTGCTCAGCGCACTGCTCGTCGGCCTGGGCTGCGGACTACTGAACGGGGCGCTCATCGCCTACGGCCGATTGGTGCCGTTCATCGTCACGCTGGCCATGATGGTGGCGGCGCGGGGGCTGGCCGAGCAGATCTCGGGGCGGCAATCACAGCTCGTCACCACCGACCTGCTCGCCCTCGCTCAGAATCGGGTGCTTGGCATCCCGCTGCTGGTCTATCTGTTCGTCGTGGTCGTCGCGGTCGGCTGGATCGTATTGGAGCGCACCACCTTCGGCCGCCGCACGGCCGCGGTGGGTGGCAACCCGGAGGCGGCCCGGCTGGCGGGCATCGACGTCCGCCGCCACACCCTGCTGCTGTACGCGGTGTCGGGATTGTGCTGCGGCATCGCCGCCATCATGCTCACCGCGCAGACCACCACCGGCACCAGCACCAACGGCCAGCTCTACGAACTGGACGCCATTGCCGCGGTGGTCATCGGCGGGACGCTGCTCAGCGGCGGATTCGGCACCATCACCGGCTCGATCCTCGGCGTGCTCGTCTTCACCGTGATCGAGGACCTGTTCATCCTCAACAACCTCGAACAACCCATCCAGGCGATCGGCAAGGGCGCGATCATCGTGGCCGTCCTGCTGTTCCAGCGCTTCGGCCGCGCCCGCGCGGTCCCCACTCTCACCTGATCTCCCACGTACCAAGGAAAATCATGAGCACCACAGTCTCTCTCCCCCGTCGCGGCATCCTGCTGTCCGGTCTCGCGGCAGGCGCCGGTGTCCTCGCGGCCGCCTGCACGTCCAACGACACCACGGCAGGCACTCAGGTAGCTGGCAATACCGGTGACAACGCCGCCGCCGGACAGCAAGTGCGCGTGGGGTTTTCCGCACCCGCCGCCGACCATGGCTGGACCGCGGCGATCACCCGCAACGCGCGGGCTCAGGCGGAGAAATTCGCCGATGTCACGCTCAACGTCACCGAAGGCACCAACGACGTCGCCCGCCAGATCGAGCAGGTGCAGTCGATGATCAACCAGAAGGCCGACGTCCTGGTGGTACTGCCGTTCGACGGCAACGCCCTCACCGAGATCGCGAAAAACGCGATGGCGGCGGGGATTCCAGTGATCAACCTGGATCGGGTCTTCGCATCGGCCCTGGCCTACCGCACGTGGATCGGCGGCGACAACTACGGCATGGGCGTCAACGCGGGCAACTTCATCGTCCGCAAGCTGCGCGACGCGGGCATCGGCGACCCAGTAATCGTCGAAATCGCCGGAATCGACAGCCTCCAGCTCACCCAGGAACGCAGCCGGGGCTTCCAGGACGCTCTCGCCGCCGCCGGATTCCGTATCGCCGCAAGGCAATCCACCGATTTCACAGCGTCAGGTGGCCAGCAGGTGGCCAGTCAGATGCTGCAGGCGACGAAGAAGATCGACGCCATGTGGAACCACGACGACGACCAGGGCATCGGCGTGCTGGCCGCGATCAAACAGGCCAACCGATCCGGCGAGTTCGTCATGGTCGGTGGGGGCGGCTCGGCCCAGGCCATGAAGGAAATTCAGGCAGGCAACTCGCCCTTGCAGGCCACCGTGCTCTACAGCCCGGCCATGGCCTCCTCGGCGGTCGCG from Nocardia iowensis includes these protein-coding regions:
- a CDS encoding sugar ABC transporter ATP-binding protein; amino-acid sequence: MNTVLTMRGIVKDFPGVRALDHVDLEVRAGEVHCLLGQNGAGKSTLIKVLAGAHQPDSGELRWLGEPVRLSGPAAATRLGIATIYQELDLCDGLDIAENIFLGHEQARAGFTRRASTARAATALLDRLGHRELRPDTLVGTLPAAAKQVVSMARALSYEARLIVMDEPSAALGNDEVANLFRIIDQLRADGVAVVYISHRLDEIRTIGDRITVLKDGRTVAAGLPARTTSTEHVVSLMTGGNGAKDALAQQPRAQDDTEVLRVTGLGLSGRFRDISFAVHAGEIVGLAGLVGAGRSEVLETIYGARRPSAGQILVDGRRVRPGNTTAAVAAGLGLAPEERKSQGLFLLESVGRNISAASLPRYSRFGWFDRGRQRADTGNLLTRVGIRPADPDYPVRGLSGGNQQKTVLARWLLDDCRVLLLDEPTRGVDVGARADVYAQVRGLAERGVAVLMVSSDLPELLGLADRVLVLRDGEIIHAAAAAELTEQDIIAMIMEGSAL
- a CDS encoding ABC transporter permease, with the translated sequence MSERTDTTTPAVGTEAKTPVADGDPPPMVRRKAGGRGELRKHVTLILALLALLLVGALTKGEDFLSTSNMITILTLASVIGVVTVGMTFVIIGGGIDLSVGAIIALASVWCTTTATQSYGVAGMVLSALLVGLGCGLLNGALIAYGRLVPFIVTLAMMVAARGLAEQISGRQSQLVTTDLLALAQNRVLGIPLLVYLFVVVVAVGWIVLERTTFGRRTAAVGGNPEAARLAGIDVRRHTLLLYAVSGLCCGIAAIMLTAQTTTGTSTNGQLYELDAIAAVVIGGTLLSGGFGTITGSILGVLVFTVIEDLFILNNLEQPIQAIGKGAIIVAVLLFQRFGRARAVPTLT
- a CDS encoding substrate-binding domain-containing protein — translated: MSTTVSLPRRGILLSGLAAGAGVLAAACTSNDTTAGTQVAGNTGDNAAAGQQVRVGFSAPAADHGWTAAITRNARAQAEKFADVTLNVTEGTNDVARQIEQVQSMINQKADVLVVLPFDGNALTEIAKNAMAAGIPVINLDRVFASALAYRTWIGGDNYGMGVNAGNFIVRKLRDAGIGDPVIVEIAGIDSLQLTQERSRGFQDALAAAGFRIAARQSTDFTASGGQQVASQMLQATKKIDAMWNHDDDQGIGVLAAIKQANRSGEFVMVGGGGSAQAMKEIQAGNSPLQATVLYSPAMASSAVALARLLGQRRALGDLAEHDVPAKITTFSAVVTKDNAEQYLANGY